A genomic segment from Chitinophaga niabensis encodes:
- a CDS encoding SusC/RagA family TonB-linked outer membrane protein: MKRKLYLSTLVTMLLLLVIHSTTQAQNRTLKGRVLDDTGNPLPGVAIRVKNNPTIGTVTSGEGTFSLSVPSSADSLRVTFLSFKEQIIAISDDVEVRLLPSERQIDEVVIVGYGTQRKGDLTAPISTVNTEDMLKRTTAGTMDAIQGSVPGVQIVSSGAPGSNPLVRIRGIGSFNNTDPLYVVDGMFVGDINFLNPNDIAEISVLKDASGAAIYGVRAANGVVLITTKKGKLNMKTRVTYNGYAGMQVPTNVLKMANGAQYTSFSLQRKTAQDSATATLSSQRFGGSGIAPTTSTDWYGELLRSQALITNHGIDLQGGSDKVTYSFGFNYTYQNGIMETKNDFKRYNIRLQVEANAFSWLKVGFTSTLTNATTFYAPNVAFSQAYSSSPLFPVYDEQNVNASPVKFANASFIGREDANPVATAYYNYDRLKNFQVLPAVYAEAGFWNNKITFRSQFSQLYSSGHRVNYSPERNLGPGTQVTKSNLRSTQERVTNYILDNLLTYKDGIGAHHWSILLGQSTREERWRQTWVSADDVPNVEESWYVGRGTQTANGYSENGSRNAGISYFTRATYDFDNKYLLTATFRADGSSKYQTKWGYFPSVGLGWVLTNENFMKGQRIFDFVKLRGSWGKLGNDGVNANGAYAKALGGNSNSAIFGSTGTSDGQYLQGYTVDRNFTSITWEVVTEWDGGIDFELLNRRLQGSADYYHRTTTGAAFQKPLAYTYGSVYGNWADMVNSGFDVSLNWKDNIGKLNYQIGGNFSTLKNRVTNLGSLPSSTSGFPEWTAEFPNRIVVGQPINYFYGYEFIGVYQTQDEINKDPIASKYNSTATSKIQPGFPKYKDQDGDGELTNADRVNIGNYIPTLSYGFNLGLQYANVDFSIFFQGVSGNKILNLNRGKLYKASTSLNIDEEFASNLWTGPGSTNAYPSANALRDSWFKVSNSFFTESGAYLRIQNIQLGYNFKLNQNKAPINMRVFATADRPFIFTRYNGFTPEVTGVGYDVNVYPVSATYSFGVRATF, encoded by the coding sequence ATGAAGAGAAAACTGTACCTCTCTACTTTGGTAACCATGTTGCTTTTACTCGTCATTCACTCCACCACACAAGCCCAAAACAGGACCCTTAAAGGCAGGGTTTTGGATGATACAGGCAACCCTTTACCCGGGGTAGCCATCAGGGTAAAGAATAATCCTACAATTGGTACCGTTACCTCCGGAGAAGGCACATTCAGCCTTTCCGTGCCATCGTCTGCAGATTCTTTACGGGTAACTTTCCTGAGCTTTAAAGAACAAATTATCGCTATTTCGGATGATGTGGAGGTGAGGCTGCTCCCTTCAGAAAGACAGATTGACGAGGTAGTGATCGTTGGTTATGGTACCCAAAGGAAGGGAGACCTGACCGCTCCTATCAGCACTGTTAATACAGAAGACATGTTAAAACGCACCACTGCCGGTACAATGGATGCCATCCAGGGGAGTGTGCCAGGTGTTCAGATAGTAAGCAGCGGAGCTCCCGGCAGCAACCCGCTTGTGCGCATACGGGGGATTGGCTCCTTTAATAATACAGACCCATTATATGTGGTGGACGGGATGTTTGTTGGCGACATTAACTTCCTGAACCCCAATGACATCGCAGAAATATCTGTACTGAAAGATGCTTCCGGAGCAGCCATTTATGGGGTGAGGGCAGCTAACGGCGTAGTATTGATCACCACTAAAAAAGGGAAGCTCAATATGAAAACCAGGGTAACCTACAACGGATATGCAGGGATGCAGGTGCCCACCAATGTACTTAAAATGGCTAACGGGGCACAATACACGTCTTTCTCTTTACAAAGGAAAACGGCCCAGGATAGTGCCACCGCTACGCTCTCTTCCCAAAGATTTGGCGGCAGCGGTATTGCCCCTACTACCAGTACGGACTGGTACGGGGAATTGCTCCGCAGCCAGGCATTGATCACTAACCACGGCATAGATCTGCAGGGCGGTAGTGATAAAGTAACCTATTCTTTCGGATTCAATTATACCTATCAGAACGGTATCATGGAAACGAAGAATGATTTCAAAAGATATAATATCAGGTTACAGGTAGAGGCAAATGCCTTTTCATGGCTGAAGGTTGGTTTCACTTCTACGCTTACCAACGCTACTACATTTTATGCGCCTAACGTGGCTTTCTCCCAGGCCTATTCATCTTCTCCCTTATTCCCTGTATATGATGAGCAAAACGTGAATGCATCTCCGGTGAAGTTCGCCAACGCATCATTCATTGGCAGAGAAGATGCCAACCCTGTTGCAACAGCCTATTATAATTACGACCGGCTTAAAAACTTCCAGGTATTGCCCGCCGTTTATGCGGAAGCAGGTTTCTGGAATAATAAGATCACCTTCCGCTCACAGTTCAGTCAGTTATACTCCTCCGGCCACAGGGTTAATTATAGCCCGGAACGTAATTTAGGGCCAGGTACACAGGTGACCAAGTCCAATTTGAGGTCTACCCAGGAGCGCGTCACCAATTATATCTTAGATAATCTGCTTACCTATAAAGACGGTATCGGCGCTCACCACTGGTCCATCTTACTGGGTCAGTCTACCAGGGAGGAAAGATGGCGGCAAACATGGGTTTCTGCCGATGATGTTCCTAATGTAGAAGAATCGTGGTATGTAGGACGGGGAACCCAAACCGCCAACGGATACAGTGAAAATGGATCTCGTAATGCCGGTATCTCCTACTTTACGCGGGCTACTTATGATTTTGATAATAAATACCTGCTGACTGCAACGTTCAGGGCAGATGGCAGCTCCAAATATCAAACCAAATGGGGCTATTTCCCCTCAGTTGGCCTTGGATGGGTACTTACCAATGAAAATTTCATGAAAGGTCAGCGGATCTTTGATTTTGTTAAACTGCGTGGTAGCTGGGGAAAACTGGGGAACGACGGGGTAAATGCCAATGGCGCATATGCTAAAGCGCTCGGCGGGAATTCTAATTCAGCCATCTTTGGAAGCACAGGCACTTCAGACGGGCAATACCTGCAAGGGTATACTGTTGACAGAAATTTCACGAGTATTACCTGGGAAGTAGTAACAGAATGGGACGGAGGTATTGATTTTGAATTATTGAACAGGAGATTACAAGGTTCCGCGGATTATTACCACCGTACAACAACCGGGGCAGCATTTCAAAAACCCCTTGCATACACCTACGGCTCCGTGTATGGTAACTGGGCAGATATGGTAAACAGCGGTTTTGATGTTTCACTGAACTGGAAGGATAACATTGGAAAACTGAACTACCAGATCGGTGGAAATTTTTCCACCCTGAAAAACAGGGTGACCAACCTGGGAAGCCTTCCCAGCTCAACAAGCGGATTCCCGGAATGGACAGCTGAATTCCCCAACCGCATTGTTGTAGGCCAGCCTATCAATTATTTCTATGGTTATGAATTTATAGGTGTATATCAAACCCAGGATGAAATAAACAAAGACCCTATCGCTTCAAAATATAACAGTACCGCCACATCTAAGATACAACCCGGTTTCCCTAAATATAAAGACCAGGATGGAGATGGTGAACTCACCAATGCTGACCGTGTAAATATTGGTAACTATATACCAACGCTCAGCTATGGTTTCAACCTGGGGCTTCAATATGCTAATGTTGACTTCAGTATATTTTTCCAGGGCGTTTCAGGAAACAAAATCCTTAACCTGAACCGTGGAAAGCTCTACAAAGCATCCACATCATTGAACATAGATGAAGAATTTGCCAGCAACCTCTGGACCGGCCCTGGTTCTACCAATGCCTATCCATCAGCAAATGCGCTGCGTGATTCATGGTTCAAAGTGAGCAATTCATTCTTCACGGAAAGTGGTGCTTACCTGCGCATACAAAACATACAACTGGGATACAATTTCAAACTAAATCAAAACAAAGCGCCGATCAACATGCGCGTGTTTGCAACAGCAGACAGGCCGTTCATTTTCACCAGGTACAACGGGTTCACTCCTGAAGTAACCGGTGTGGGATATGACGTGAATGTATATCCTGTTTCAGCAACATACAGCTTTGGTGTAAGAGCTACTTTCTAA
- a CDS encoding helix-turn-helix and ligand-binding sensor domain-containing protein, which translates to MYITILLAFGSVHVSAQNTLGIPLIINYNKSLYKGGLRTWDIKQDSRGIMYFANDEGLVTYNGGFWKLYPLPNKTILRSIYIDKNDRVYVGGQDEIGYFEPGANNVLRYTSVKSMIPQQYRNFSDIWNTVALGESIFFRASDRIFMLVNNRIEVFLPTKGEWLFMGEAGGRLLAMDQHAGLLEYKRNKWLPLVNGSSLKGRVPADFFESGEDKFIIATIDNNLFSLQNDSISHIDNIPRGDLYTPSFARISDSEYVKSTSTQGCIIQDFQHHFIQRISVKEGLKNNNVTSVFVDREKNIWVGVDNSISLVNYNSPIKFLSPDTVNNVIGYSSLIFKDNLYISSSNGAFVAPLSSLKGDLSLVKSRFSLVKNSDDGEGWQLEEMNQEIFLAHNKGVFVIRNNQAVPVAAGAGCWTFLPTSSVYPVTDIVVGTYWGLDLLQYAGNGFHSRGALKGRSDSYRFLVQDETGGIWASHPYRGIYQLQVSTDSMKFNTRLFTNADGLPSTFNNYVFKIRNRIVFPTESGVYEFDPATAKFIPSKFLSVFDGLPVRYMKEDDKGNIWFCSGKKLGIARFSANDRQVTYTISYFPELEGYTLSNFDNVYPYNQQNIFIGSENGSIHINYEKYAEQKLQPTVLLNEIKAIGKEDSLVFGGFFLRDKKDAFSQQPQEVVSLSSVFSSFHFEFSSPIYGRPNNIEYSYRLEGYEREWSAWTSKKEKDYTNLPAGKYTFNLKARDNLNHESATVQYTFTIMPPWYMSVWAKAVYFLVLCLLFYLLNEWHRRKLLQQQKKFDEKQKQLEYIHQLELEKNEKEIIKLQNEKLASEVALKNKELASTSMQLEGNANTFHKLREEVIKLDNNPNNKSDIKSIISLLKEVEDNNANWDKFAVHFDEANDNLLKKLKKDYPKLSQSELKICAYLYLNFSSKQISQLSNITVRGVEIHRYRIRKKLGLQTGESLNSFLGNL; encoded by the coding sequence GTGTATATAACTATCTTGTTAGCATTTGGTTCAGTGCATGTTTCCGCGCAAAACACGCTGGGGATACCCCTGATCATAAATTATAATAAGTCGTTGTACAAGGGAGGGTTACGGACCTGGGATATTAAGCAGGATAGCAGGGGGATCATGTATTTTGCCAATGATGAAGGACTTGTAACCTATAATGGCGGTTTCTGGAAGTTGTACCCCTTGCCCAATAAAACCATTTTACGCTCCATATATATAGATAAGAACGACCGGGTGTACGTGGGAGGGCAGGATGAGATCGGTTATTTTGAGCCGGGAGCCAATAACGTTTTGCGCTACACCTCCGTAAAAAGCATGATCCCGCAGCAATACCGGAACTTTTCGGATATCTGGAATACGGTTGCGCTCGGGGAATCGATCTTTTTCCGGGCTTCTGACCGCATCTTTATGCTGGTTAACAACCGTATAGAGGTCTTTCTGCCAACTAAGGGAGAATGGTTGTTTATGGGAGAGGCCGGGGGAAGGCTTTTAGCCATGGACCAGCATGCTGGTTTGCTGGAATATAAACGGAACAAGTGGCTGCCTTTGGTAAACGGCAGTTCGCTAAAAGGCAGGGTACCGGCAGACTTCTTTGAAAGCGGAGAGGATAAATTCATTATCGCAACAATTGATAACAACTTATTCTCTTTACAAAACGATTCTATAAGCCATATTGATAATATACCCCGGGGAGACCTGTATACCCCTTCTTTTGCCAGGATCAGTGATTCCGAATATGTTAAGTCCACTTCTACGCAAGGATGTATCATACAGGATTTTCAACATCATTTTATACAGCGCATCTCTGTAAAGGAAGGATTGAAGAATAATAACGTCACATCCGTTTTTGTTGACAGGGAAAAAAACATCTGGGTGGGGGTGGACAATTCCATCAGCCTGGTCAACTATAATTCACCTATAAAGTTCCTGAGCCCTGATACCGTTAATAATGTAATTGGCTATTCCTCCCTTATTTTTAAGGATAACCTGTACATATCTTCCTCCAATGGGGCTTTTGTGGCTCCCTTATCCAGTCTTAAAGGCGACCTCAGCCTGGTAAAAAGCAGGTTCTCACTGGTAAAGAACAGTGATGACGGTGAGGGCTGGCAATTGGAAGAAATGAACCAGGAGATTTTCCTGGCGCATAACAAGGGGGTTTTTGTTATCAGGAATAACCAGGCTGTTCCGGTTGCAGCCGGAGCCGGATGCTGGACCTTTTTGCCCACTTCATCAGTATACCCGGTAACGGATATTGTGGTAGGTACCTATTGGGGGCTTGATCTGCTGCAATATGCCGGCAACGGATTTCATAGCAGGGGGGCTTTAAAAGGAAGATCAGACTCATACCGGTTTTTGGTACAGGACGAAACCGGGGGGATCTGGGCATCGCATCCTTACAGGGGTATCTATCAGCTCCAGGTATCTACGGACAGTATGAAATTTAATACCCGCCTTTTTACAAATGCGGATGGATTACCTTCTACTTTTAACAACTACGTATTTAAGATCAGGAACCGGATCGTATTTCCAACAGAATCCGGGGTGTATGAGTTTGACCCGGCTACTGCTAAATTTATTCCATCAAAGTTCTTATCAGTTTTTGATGGCCTGCCGGTGCGATATATGAAAGAGGATGATAAAGGCAATATATGGTTCTGCAGCGGTAAGAAACTGGGTATTGCACGTTTCTCAGCAAATGACCGGCAGGTGACCTATACTATTTCTTATTTCCCGGAATTGGAAGGGTATACCTTGTCTAACTTTGATAATGTTTATCCCTACAACCAGCAGAACATTTTTATAGGCTCAGAAAACGGCTCCATACATATTAACTATGAAAAGTATGCTGAGCAAAAGCTCCAGCCCACTGTTCTTCTGAATGAAATTAAAGCCATCGGAAAAGAAGACAGCCTGGTATTCGGAGGGTTCTTTCTCAGGGATAAAAAAGATGCTTTTTCCCAACAGCCGCAAGAGGTCGTTTCTCTTTCTTCCGTATTCAGTTCTTTCCACTTTGAATTCAGCTCCCCGATATATGGACGCCCTAATAATATCGAATATAGCTACCGGCTGGAAGGGTATGAGAGGGAATGGTCTGCCTGGACCTCAAAAAAGGAGAAGGATTATACGAACCTGCCGGCTGGTAAATATACTTTTAACCTGAAAGCGCGGGATAATTTAAACCACGAATCAGCTACAGTTCAATACACTTTTACTATCATGCCGCCATGGTATATGTCAGTCTGGGCAAAGGCTGTTTATTTCCTTGTACTGTGCCTGCTGTTCTACCTGCTCAATGAATGGCATCGCAGGAAGTTATTGCAGCAACAAAAGAAATTTGACGAAAAGCAAAAGCAATTAGAATACATCCATCAGCTGGAGTTAGAGAAAAATGAAAAGGAGATCATCAAGTTACAGAACGAAAAGCTGGCCAGTGAGGTAGCGTTGAAGAACAAAGAACTGGCAAGTACCAGCATGCAGCTGGAAGGAAATGCGAATACATTTCATAAGCTTCGGGAAGAAGTGATCAAGCTGGATAATAACCCCAATAATAAAAGTGATATAAAGAGCATCATTTCTTTATTAAAAGAGGTGGAAGATAATAATGCCAACTGGGATAAGTTTGCCGTGCATTTCGACGAAGCCAACGATAACCTGCTGAAGAAATTAAAGAAAGATTACCCTAAGTTATCTCAAAGTGAATTGAAGATCTGTGCTTACCTATACCTTAACTTCTCCTCCAAACAAATTTCCCAGCTCAGTAATATCACGGTGCGGGGGGTAGAGATCCACCGCTACCGGATCAGGAAAAAGCTGGGACTGCAAACGGGCGAATCCCTCAATAGCTTCCTGGGAAATCTTTAA
- a CDS encoding RNA polymerase sigma factor, producing the protein MGDSTITEAEYLERLRKGDVDAYMQLYDKYSAHVYGWVLRFVKVPAYAEDIAQDVFLKIWEVRERLDPTQSFPAYLYKISRNKTFTFLRKNAADEATRLQIMQRIGEITTSPYHQALWAQYQQMLNNAITQLPYQRQRVFTLCRQEGKSYDEAAKELGISRNTVKEHMVMALKDIKAYFYRHGDLSLALLLLMHKF; encoded by the coding sequence ATGGGGGATTCCACGATCACTGAAGCCGAATACCTGGAGCGGCTCCGCAAGGGAGATGTAGATGCATACATGCAGCTGTACGATAAATACAGTGCGCACGTTTATGGATGGGTATTGCGTTTTGTGAAAGTGCCCGCCTATGCGGAAGACATTGCGCAGGATGTATTCCTGAAAATATGGGAGGTCCGCGAACGGCTTGATCCCACCCAGTCTTTTCCCGCTTATCTCTATAAGATCAGCCGCAACAAAACCTTCACTTTCCTCCGGAAGAATGCTGCTGACGAAGCTACGCGCCTTCAGATCATGCAGCGTATTGGCGAAATAACAACATCGCCCTACCACCAGGCGTTATGGGCGCAGTACCAGCAAATGCTCAACAACGCCATCACACAACTGCCTTACCAACGGCAAAGGGTATTTACATTATGCCGGCAGGAAGGCAAAAGTTATGATGAAGCTGCAAAAGAACTGGGCATCTCCCGTAATACCGTAAAAGAGCACATGGTAATGGCCCTTAAGGATATCAAAGCCTATTTCTACCGGCATGGAGATCTCTCCCTTGCTTTACTGCTGCTCATGCACAAATTCTAA
- a CDS encoding FecR family protein encodes MPQEKEHYQQLLQRFLDNNCTPGEAEELLNFLQQNASNRLLLEEMNASFGSPVQEDQGPWRDRVRQQLLLAAQPVKVVPLYKKWWPKVAAAVLLLAVATFGWQHYRSAENIAVDKLADNKRDPLPGGNKAMLTLANGTTVVLDSATNDAIPSQGATKVIRINGQLKYEAGQVPDDAVVYNTLSTPRGGQYKIELPDGTLVWLNAASSLRFPTTFNNGERTVELNGEGYFEVAHRNNMPFKVQLGSGTVEVLGTRFNVMAYQNETTVRTTLLQGAVKVTHSAHSARLIPGQQASWAADGSNITVSQTDADEAVSWKEGYFHFNKAPLADVMQQLQRWYNVEVRYEGNTGKREFWGKIPRNVRLSEALKILELSNIPYSMKGDTIIIHQ; translated from the coding sequence ATGCCACAGGAAAAAGAACATTACCAGCAGCTGCTGCAACGTTTTCTTGATAACAACTGTACTCCCGGAGAGGCCGAGGAGTTATTGAACTTTCTGCAACAGAACGCTTCCAACCGCCTGCTGCTGGAAGAAATGAATGCTTCCTTTGGCTCACCTGTACAGGAAGACCAGGGCCCCTGGCGCGACCGGGTGAGGCAACAACTCCTCCTTGCCGCACAGCCGGTAAAAGTGGTCCCTCTCTATAAAAAATGGTGGCCGAAAGTGGCAGCAGCAGTACTGCTGCTGGCAGTCGCCACTTTTGGATGGCAGCACTACCGTTCCGCCGAAAATATAGCTGTTGATAAGCTGGCAGATAATAAGCGGGACCCGCTGCCGGGAGGCAACAAAGCAATGCTCACTTTGGCAAATGGTACCACTGTGGTGCTGGACAGTGCTACTAATGATGCTATCCCCAGCCAGGGTGCCACAAAAGTGATCAGGATAAACGGGCAATTAAAATATGAAGCAGGCCAGGTGCCGGATGATGCGGTGGTATATAATACCCTTAGCACGCCAAGGGGTGGGCAATATAAGATAGAGCTGCCGGATGGTACGCTCGTATGGCTCAATGCAGCTTCCTCCCTTCGTTTTCCAACCACATTCAATAACGGAGAACGTACCGTGGAACTTAATGGGGAAGGGTACTTTGAAGTGGCGCACCGGAACAATATGCCGTTTAAAGTACAGCTGGGCAGTGGTACGGTGGAAGTACTGGGCACACGTTTTAACGTGATGGCTTACCAGAATGAAACAACGGTTAGAACAACCCTGTTGCAGGGCGCGGTGAAAGTGACGCATAGTGCTCATTCCGCCAGGCTCATTCCCGGGCAGCAGGCCAGTTGGGCTGCTGATGGCAGTAACATCACCGTCAGCCAAACAGATGCTGATGAAGCGGTTTCCTGGAAAGAAGGTTACTTCCATTTCAACAAAGCGCCGCTGGCTGATGTAATGCAGCAGCTGCAAAGATGGTATAACGTGGAAGTTCGCTATGAAGGCAATACCGGTAAAAGGGAATTCTGGGGTAAGATACCCAGGAATGTGCGGTTGAGTGAGGCGCTCAAAATACTGGAACTCAGTAATATTCCATATTCCATGAAAGGCGATACAATTATTATTCACCAGTAA
- a CDS encoding SusC/RagA family TonB-linked outer membrane protein — protein MKLTYFLLLACFCQVHASSYAQKVTLHEKNASLEKLIRNIEKQSGYVFFLDYSLMEQSKKISVDITEGTLQEAVDLCVRPFALTYTIVGKTIVVKQKAPEPADSIIEVHGKVTDVEGRPLPGVSVSVPGTRQGTVTSDHGDFVISVSPATKLHFSMLGYKASDIAVNGQKTLTVVLTLQNTSVNELVVVGYGTQRRGDVTGAIASVNTKTLEGTPIRSVDQALQGRVAGVTFVQNSGMPGAGSSIRVRGGNSINGSNEPLYVIDGVPVFADQGSDGTSLNPLNSISPTDIASIEILKDASATAIYGSRGGNGVVLITTNRGKRGDSRITFDSYYGSQQILKKYSLLNAAQFEQLANEASVAENGPVLYDLSKTPATTNWQDAIFRTAPIQSYSLSFSGADPKTRFLVTANYFDQQGIARGSDLKRYSLRANLDKDIRDNIKIGSSLTVSNVRTNRVNSGSLFTMATTAPNLPIYQPDGSFTELNNQGAPFDNPIALIDHYKNYNNVYRTLGNVYASVNITKGLTFKTLWGADVNFGRNDIYLPQAVYSGSQLGGNAAVSTNQTFTWLNENTLNYTMDRGGHQLNLLGGFTQQSSSYQSLGAEAQGFLNDNLGTNALGNAAAVQPSSSGIARWALLSFLGRANYSYKNKYLLTLTGRYDGSSRFGKNNRFGFFPSVAVGWKLDQEAFIRDLHVFSNLKLRVSHGLTGNQDGIGNYPSLDLMGKANYSIGNVNVIGLMPSQVGNPDLRWESTAQSDIGLELGFFDNRLTFITDVYYKKTSDLLLYVKIPTTSGFSTSLQNRGQVENKGIELTINATPLDKGVQWETGFNISFNRNKVLDLAGVDRLFAGQGPNQSTIVQVGQPLGTFFGFATEGIFRSKEEVDASAQKTAKPGDIRFRDINNDKKINDDDRVLLGNAQPKFSFGFSNTFSFKGFDLMVLLQGVYGNKLYNVNTNTLENLTGLQNQSTTTLNRWTPDNTNTNIPRATTVKPTARSWDRLVEDGSYLRGKTVQLGYNLSSATLQRIKLSTLKVYVNVQNLFTITNYSGLDPEVSRYGSDNVSPGFDSGAYPNARTISFGINASF, from the coding sequence ATGAAACTGACATACTTTCTTTTGCTGGCATGTTTTTGCCAGGTCCATGCAAGTAGTTATGCGCAAAAGGTTACGCTTCATGAAAAGAACGCGTCCCTGGAAAAGCTGATCAGGAATATCGAAAAGCAATCCGGTTATGTATTCTTCCTGGATTACTCCCTGATGGAACAGTCCAAAAAGATCAGCGTGGATATCACAGAAGGTACCCTGCAGGAAGCAGTGGACCTCTGCGTCCGGCCATTTGCGCTGACCTACACAATTGTTGGTAAAACCATCGTTGTAAAGCAAAAAGCCCCGGAACCAGCGGATTCTATTATCGAGGTGCATGGTAAAGTAACTGATGTGGAAGGCAGGCCACTTCCCGGAGTGTCTGTTTCGGTACCGGGTACCAGGCAGGGCACTGTTACGAGTGACCATGGCGACTTTGTAATATCGGTATCACCTGCCACCAAACTGCATTTCAGCATGCTTGGTTACAAGGCCTCCGATATAGCGGTGAATGGTCAAAAGACGCTTACCGTAGTGCTCACATTGCAAAATACATCTGTGAATGAACTGGTGGTTGTAGGATATGGTACACAACGCCGGGGTGATGTAACCGGAGCCATTGCTTCCGTAAATACCAAAACATTGGAAGGAACACCTATCCGCTCTGTGGACCAGGCATTGCAGGGGAGGGTAGCGGGTGTTACTTTTGTACAGAACTCAGGTATGCCGGGTGCAGGTTCTTCTATCCGCGTGCGTGGTGGTAACTCTATCAACGGCAGCAATGAGCCCTTGTATGTGATAGATGGTGTGCCGGTATTCGCAGACCAGGGAAGTGATGGTACTTCCCTTAATCCACTGAACAGTATTAGTCCCACGGATATAGCCTCCATTGAAATACTGAAAGATGCATCTGCAACCGCGATCTATGGCTCGCGTGGCGGCAATGGCGTAGTGTTGATCACTACTAATCGCGGGAAGAGGGGCGATTCCCGGATCACTTTTGATTCCTATTATGGTTCGCAGCAGATCCTCAAAAAATATTCGCTGCTGAATGCTGCACAGTTTGAGCAACTGGCAAATGAAGCCAGCGTTGCCGAAAATGGCCCTGTGCTGTATGATCTCAGCAAAACGCCTGCTACCACAAACTGGCAGGATGCCATCTTTAGAACCGCTCCCATCCAGAGTTATTCCCTGTCTTTCTCCGGTGCTGATCCAAAGACCCGTTTCCTTGTTACCGCTAATTATTTTGACCAGCAGGGCATTGCACGGGGATCTGATCTGAAACGATATTCCTTACGCGCTAATCTCGATAAGGACATCAGGGATAATATCAAGATCGGTAGCAGTCTTACTGTTAGTAATGTACGTACCAACAGGGTGAACAGCGGATCGCTGTTTACAATGGCCACTACAGCGCCCAATCTGCCCATCTATCAACCAGATGGGAGTTTTACCGAACTCAACAACCAGGGCGCACCTTTTGATAACCCGATTGCACTGATCGACCACTACAAAAATTATAACAACGTTTATCGTACGCTTGGAAACGTATATGCCAGTGTTAATATCACCAAAGGCCTTACTTTCAAAACACTCTGGGGGGCCGATGTTAATTTCGGACGGAACGATATCTATCTTCCACAGGCGGTGTATTCCGGATCTCAGTTAGGCGGAAACGCAGCGGTATCTACCAACCAGACCTTTACCTGGCTGAATGAAAATACCCTCAACTATACCATGGACCGGGGTGGGCATCAGCTCAATCTGCTTGGCGGGTTTACCCAGCAAAGTTCTTCCTATCAATCACTCGGCGCAGAAGCACAGGGTTTCCTGAACGATAATCTCGGTACGAATGCGCTGGGCAATGCTGCCGCGGTACAGCCTTCTTCTTCAGGCATTGCCAGATGGGCACTGCTTAGTTTCCTGGGCAGGGCCAACTATAGCTACAAGAACAAATACCTGCTCACACTCACAGGCCGGTACGATGGATCTTCGCGTTTCGGGAAAAATAACCGTTTCGGTTTTTTCCCTTCCGTAGCAGTTGGATGGAAGCTTGATCAGGAAGCGTTCATACGTGACCTGCATGTTTTCAGTAACCTGAAATTAAGGGTGAGCCATGGCCTTACCGGCAACCAGGATGGGATCGGGAATTATCCATCTCTCGATCTGATGGGTAAGGCCAACTATTCGATCGGCAATGTGAATGTGATAGGCTTGATGCCTTCGCAGGTCGGCAATCCTGATCTGCGCTGGGAATCCACTGCACAATCGGATATTGGTCTGGAACTGGGATTTTTTGATAACAGGCTGACCTTTATCACAGATGTGTACTACAAAAAAACAAGCGACCTGTTGCTGTATGTGAAAATTCCCACCACATCAGGTTTTTCCACCTCACTGCAAAACAGGGGACAGGTAGAGAATAAAGGGATAGAACTTACCATTAATGCTACGCCGCTGGATAAGGGCGTACAGTGGGAGACCGGTTTTAATATTTCTTTCAACAGGAACAAAGTGCTGGACCTCGCAGGTGTAGACCGCCTCTTTGCCGGCCAGGGACCTAATCAATCTACCATTGTACAGGTAGGCCAGCCATTGGGTACCTTCTTCGGTTTTGCAACGGAAGGTATTTTCAGGTCGAAGGAAGAAGTGGATGCTTCTGCTCAAAAAACCGCTAAACCCGGCGATATCAGGTTCAGGGATATTAACAACGACAAAAAGATCAATGATGATGACCGTGTGCTGCTGGGCAATGCACAGCCTAAATTCTCTTTCGGTTTCAGCAATACGTTCTCATTTAAAGGATTCGATCTGATGGTGCTGCTCCAGGGCGTTTATGGTAACAAACTGTATAACGTTAATACCAATACCCTGGAAAATCTCACCGGCCTGCAAAATCAGAGCACTACCACACTTAACCGATGGACGCCGGATAACACCAATACAAACATTCCACGAGCAACCACCGTAAAACCCACAGCCCGCTCCTGGGACCGGCTGGTGGAAGATGGTTCTTACCTGAGAGGAAAAACAGTGCAGCTGGGATACAACTTATCATCTGCAACCCTGCAACGGATTAAACTCTCTACGCTGAAAGTATATGTGAATGTACAGAACCTGTTCACCATCACAAACTATTCAGGGCTTGATCCGGAAGTAAGCCGTTATGGATCAGATAATGTAAGCCCGGGTTTTGATTCCGGCGCTTACCCGAACGCACGCACGATTTCTTTTGGTATCAATGCCAGCTTCTAA